Within Agelaius phoeniceus isolate bAgePho1 chromosome 27, bAgePho1.hap1, whole genome shotgun sequence, the genomic segment ttttggggacacctggggatgttttgggagcacttggggacactttgaggacattttgggaatgtttttggGACACCCAGGAACACTTTGAGGACATTTTCAGGATGttttggggacacttggggatccctgattttggggttgattttaGGGATACCTGAATTGGGGACAGGAATTTGGGGATCCCAGGATTGTTGCTGATTTTGAGATCCCTGATTTTGGGATCCTGGATTTGGGGCTGATGTGGGAATCCCCAATTTGGGGCTGGTTTTAGGATCCTagatttggggctgatttgggATCCCTGATTTTGGAATCCTTGATTTGGGGCCAATTTCAGGGCTGATTTTGGGATCCCCGATTTGGGGCCaattttggggttgattttgggATCCCATTTGGGGCAGGTGGCCGAGGCGGTGGCGCAGCCGCTGCTGGGGACGCGCCGGGTGACGCTCGTGGGTGGCTCCGGGGCCGTCGGGGTggccaaaatcccctcagaaatcCTGGATTTGGTCACGCGGCTGCCGGGGGCCGTGGGGGCGCTGGCCAGGGGCTCCCAGGTGAGATGGGGGAATTCGGGGTCCCAGATGgatatttgggggattttgggggtcccaggaaGGATTTTGGGCTCCCAGGTGAGCTTTAGGGGAATTCAGGGGATTTCGGGGGGTCCCAGGTGgatatttgggggattttgggggttcccagaTGGGTTTGGAGAGTCCCAGATGGGGTCTGGGGGAGTCCCTGAGgtgatttgggggggtcccaggtgagatttggggtgaattttggggttcccaggtggattttagggtgaatttgggggatctgggggagcccaggggcattttggggggtccccaaTGGATTTTGGAGGTcccaggtgaggtttgggggtcccgtttggattttggggtgaatttggggagtCCTGGATGGGTTTGGGGGCCCCAGGTgagatttggggtgaatttggaggaattttggggaccCCTGGGGGAAGGTGACACCCCCaggtcccccctgtcccccccttGTCCCCTCAGGTGACCCCGACGGAGCCCGAGGGTGGCACCGGAGCCACTGAAACGTCTCAAAATTCCCCAAAGTGTCCCTGAGTGCCACCCCCCAGTGAcaccaaagtgtccccaaatgccaccaCCCCCCAGCGCCACTGGgaccctgctgtgtccccaaaGTGCCACCCAAGTGCCACCACCCCGATGCCACCGCATCCCCAAAGTGCCACTGGTGGTTCCTGAGGCCACCAAGGTGCCACCAGCCCCCAAGTCCCTTTGTCCCCAGAATGCCACCATGCCTTGCATGTCCCCAAAGTGCCACTGCTGCAGTGTCAGcatgtccccaaagtgtcccctaAATGTCCCTGTGGTGCCACTGTCCCAAGGTGCCACCTTGTCTCTTAAGTGTCCCTGAAGTGCCACCACCCTCTGGTGTCACTTTGTCCCTGAAGTGCCACACCCAAATGTCATCGTGTCTCTgaaatgtccccaaggtgccacCCCCAAATGTCAGTACAttctcagtgtccccagggcaccaCCACCGCCCCCATGTCCTGTGTCCCCAGACTGCCACCACTGCAGTGTCACCctgtcccaaatgtccccaaggtgccacCTTGTCTCTGAAGTGCCcccactgcagtgctgtgtcaataaagtgtccccaaagtgcCACTGCCCCCAGTGTCACCTTGTCAATGAAGTgtccccaaagtgccaccacagcagtgtccctgtgtcctttAAGTGACACCacccctgcagtgtccccaaaGTGCCACTGTGTCCCCAAAGCGTCACTCAGGTACCACCATCCTCCCATTCATCATGTCCCAAATGTGCCCCAAGGTGCCACCACCTCCCAATGTCACcttgtccccaaagtgtccctaAAGTGCCACCATCCCTTGCATATCCCCAAAGTGTCACCCTTgaatgtccccatgtccccaaagtGCTGCCACCACCCATGTCCCCATTCCCTCCAAGTGCCCAccttgtcccttgtccccaaggtgtTCCCTAAGTGCCACCACCCCCGTgccaccccaatgtccccaaccaGTGATGTTCCCATGCTGCCACCAGCGGAGCCACTGACAAGGGGACACCCTGCAGACgctgtggggaggggaggggacaggtgacacagggacctCTCAGAGTGACCCCAGGTGACAATGGGGACCCTGGAGAGGAACCCAGGTAACACTGGGGACCTTcaggtggggacatggggatcTCCAAGGTGACACTAAAGTGACCCCAGGAAATCCTAAAGTGACCCTGGACTCTCCAGGTGACCCCAAGGTGACATCGGGACCTCCAGGTGACAAAGGTGACAATGGGGACCCCtcagctggggacatggggacaccccaggtGACCCTGAAGTGATGCTGAGACGCCTCCAGGTGACACTGGGACCCTCCAGGTGACTCTAAAGTGACCCCAGGACCTCCCAGGTGACCCTGAGGTGACACCAAGACCCCTCCCAGTGACCCCCAAGGTGACAATGAGACCTTCCAGGAGACACCAGGGTGACCCTGAAGTGACACCAGAGACCCTCCAGGTGACATTGGAACCCCTGAAGTGACAcccaggtgacactggggaccctcaggaggggacactgggacccCCCAAGTGACCCCAGGAccctgcaggtgacacaggaagtGACAcgggaggtgacacaggtgacactcgCGGTGGCTTTTCCATCCCGAGTTTATTCTGGACCCGGGGGCGACTTTTCAatatgaaaaacaaaagaaacgggaaaaaaacaaaaacatccaAAAATGGGAGAAGAGAGCGACCGGACACCGGGAACGGCGACGGAATCGGGGAGAAActgaggggaaatgggaaaaatggacaagaatggggaaaaacaaataaaaatggggagaaactgacaaataatggggaaaaatgaacaaaatttgggaaaaaattaacaaaaattgAGGAATATGAAGCCAAAGTAGAGAAAAATGGTTCAAAAAATGACTGAGCAAAAATCGggaaaaatcaacaaaaaattGGAAGGACCCCAAAGTTGGGAAAAAGGAATGGAATTGGGCTGAGAGTgagcaaaaacaggggaaaaaagagcaaaaattggaaaagtggaaaaaaagactaaaaatgGGGGAAACTGACCAAAAACGAGGAAAATTGGTTGAAAATGATCAAAAATGAGGAGACTTAAATGAGAGGGAAATGAaccaaaaaaggggaaaaatgagaaaaaatatggaaaatgacaaaaaattgggaaaaaaacattcaaaacttaggaaaaattacaaaaaatattgggaaaatggagccagagtggggcgggggaggggacaggaggccGTGGTGGCAGCGGGGGAGGGGCGgaggtgatgatgatgatgatgaaggtCAGCAACTCTTTCAAGATGAGGCTGAAGGTCAAGAGCTCTTGGAGGCTCTTCCATGATGAGGATGATGGTGGTCAAGGCCAAGTGACCCACCCTGATGAAGGTCAAGGAATCTTCCATGAGGATGATGAAGGTCAGTAGCTCTTCCACAATGAGTGAAGGTCAAAAACTCCTGGAGGCTCTTCCATGATGAAGGCGATTATGATGAAGGTCGAGGCCAACTGACCAGCCCCGATGGAGACCAAGGGCTGAGGATGATGAAGATCAAAGACTCTGCAAGGACCATGATGAAGGCCAGGAACTCCTGGAGGCtctgtgaggaggaggatgatgaacTCTGGGGACACTTTGAGGATGATGAAGGTTGGGGAGCCATTGATGATTCTTTGATGAAGACCATGATGAAGGTTGGGGACTCCTTGACAATGATGAACCTTGGGGATCCTTTAATGAGGGAAATCGGAAGCTCTGACCATGATCAGGATTGGAGACTCTTCAAGAATGACCATGATGAAGGTTGGGGACTGTGAGGACAACACTGAAGGCTGGGAACTCTTCAAAGATGATGATGAAGGTTGGGAACTCTTCAGTGCTGATGAAAACTGGGAACTCTTCAAGGATGAAGACGACAGAAGTTGGGAGCTCTGACCATGATCAGGATTGGAGGCTCTTCAAGGATGACAAAGACCAAGAACTcattgatgatgatgatgaaagCTGGGGACTCTTCATGGATGACAGTGATGAAGATTGGGGGATTCTCCAAAGATGGTGAAACTTGGGGACCACGAGGACAACGCTGAAGGCTGGGGACTCTTTCAGGATGACGATGATGAAGGTTGAAGACCACGAGGACAACGCTGAAGGTCGGGTGGGGActccgctgctgccgccgccgccgatGGCCAAGGCCAACACTGACGATGATGAAGGACAATGACGATGACACCGAAGGCGCCGCCCGCCGGTTGACGCCTCTCTGGGACAACACACCAGGAAAGGGAGGAGCAACACTGCCAAGGACTGGGACCTCCGGAGAAACCCCTCAGGCCTCCTCTTCGGCCTCCTCGCCgaaatcctcctcctcctcggccGTGGCGTCCTGGTACTGCTGGTACTCGGACACGAGGTCGTTCATGTTGCTCTCGGCCTCGGTGAACTCCATCTCGTCCATGCCCTCGCCCGTGTACCAGTGCAGGAAGGCCTTGCGCCGGAACATGGCCGTGAACTGCTCCGAGATGCGCTTGAAGAGCTCCTGGATGGCCGTGCTGTTGCCGATGAAGGTGACGGCCATCTTGAGGCCGCGCGGCGGGATGTCGCACACGGCCGTCTTCACGTTGTTGGGGATCCACTCCACGAAGTAGGAGCTGTTCTTGTTCTGCACGTTCAGCATCTGCTCGTCCACCTCCTTCATGGACATGCGCCCGCGGAAGACGGCAGCCACGGTGAGGTAGCGGCCGTGCCGCGGGTCGCAGGCGGCCATCATGTTCTTGGCGTCGAAGACCTGCTGGGTGAGCTCGGGCACGGTGAGGGCGCGGTACTGCTGGCTGCCCCGCGAGGTCAGCGGCGCGAAGCCGGGCATGAAGAAGTGCAGCCGCGGGAAGGGCACCATGTTGACGGCCAGCTTGCGCAGGTCGGCGTTGAGCTGGCCGGGGAAGCGCAGGCAGGTGGTGACGCCGCTCATGGTGGCCGACACCAGGTGGTTGAGGTCGCCGTAGGTGGGCGTGGTCAGCTTGAGGGTGCGGAAGCAGATGTCGTAGAGCGCCTCGTTGTCGATGCAGTAGGTCTCGTCCGTGTTCTCCACCAGCTGGTGCACGGACAGCGTGGCGTTGTAGGGCTCCACCACCGTGTCCGACACCTTGGGCGACGGCACCACGCTGAAGGTGTTCATGATGCGGTCGGGGTACTCCTCGCGGATCTTGGAGATGAGCAGCGTGCCCATGCCCGAGCCGGTGCCGCCGCCCAGGGAATGGGTCAGCTGGAAGCCCTGCAGGCAGTCGCAGCTCTCGGCCTCCTTGCGCACCACGTCCAGCACAGAGTCCACCAGCTCGGCGCCCTCCGTGTAGTGACCCTTGGCCCAGTTGTTGCCGGCACCGCTTTGGCCTGGAAAAGGGGAGGAAGGCTTGGGGTGGGATCTTCAAACCACCTTTGGGGACCTTAGAACCACTTTTGAGAACCTTTACACCGCCTCTGGAGACCTTTAAACAACCTTTAGGGACTTCAAGAACCTCAAAACCACCTTGGGGAGCCTCTAAGTCTCCTCCTTTCAGAACTTTGAACCATCCTTGAGGATCTTCAGGACCCACAAACCTGAAGATGCTCAGAGCACCTCTGGGGACCTTAGGAAGCTTCAAACCCTCTTTAGGGACCCTTAACCCAACCCTGAAGACCCTTGAATCACTTCTGGGGATGATGAGCACCTCCATTTCCACCTTGAGAATGCTCAAGCCACTTTGGGGACCTTCAAATCATCTCTGAGGACCTTTGAGGACCCCTGAcccccccagctcagcccctcccTGTGGTGACCCTTGGccatgggcagacaaggaggaATTGGGTTGGGGTCTTCGAGGTGACTTTGGAGACCCTCAAAACACCTTTGGGAACATTGAAGAATCTTTTAATCACTTTTGGAGACCTTCAGATTAATGCTGAAGACTTCGGGGACCCTCAAACCATTTCTGGGGACCTTCAAAGCTCTTCTGAGAACCTTGGGCAACTCTTTACCACCTATGGGACCTTCCCCCCACTTCTGGGGACCTCAAGCACTTCTGTCCCCAATTGGGGACCTTCACATTACTCTTTAAGGGACCTCGATCCCACCTGTGGGGACCTTTAACTCCACCTTGGGGATACTTGGAATCCGTAACCCCTTCTTTGGGACCTTCAAACCCACTTTGggggggacacttggggacctTCACCTCACTTTGGGGACCTTCACAtcacccctggggacacccgAGGACCTTCAAACCCTCCTTGCTGGGATGCTTGGGGACCTTCATGCCACCCTTGGGACCTCCAACCCCACCCTCGGGACACCTGGGAACCTTTATCTCCCCTTTGGGGCCCTGCCATCCCTTCAGGCCACCCCCTGCTGTCCCAGATacagcccaggtgtgtccccaggtgtgttcccacatgtccccagctgccccaaATATTGCTGCGTGTCCTGAAGTGAACCTGCTGCCCCTTGAgagtccccaagtgtccccaggtgttccCCAAATACCCAGATATCCCTAATGTCCCTCAGCAACCCCCAGGTGTACCCAAGATACCCTCAAGTGTCTACAGATGTCCCCAAGACTCCCAGCTAtgtcccaaaatgtccccaagtgtgtcccaggtggctgcagctctccttGCCATGTGCCAAGAGTCCCCAGATGTCTTGAgcatccccaggtgtccctgagaagcccccaggtgtcccagatGTCCCTGGGTGTGTCCGCTGGTATCTCCAGATGTTCCACAGgtgtcctcaatgtccccaggAACCTCCAGGTggtccaggtgtgtccccagatATCCCCAGGTGGCCCAAGTGTGTCCCCAGATGGCTCAGGTGTCTACCACATGTACTCAAGTATgccaccaggtctaccccaatgtccccaggcatgtcccaaatgtccccaagtgtTCCCCCAgatgtcccaggtgtgcccccagatgtccccaagtgtgtcccaatgtccccaggagTGCTCAAATGTCCCCAATCGTGCCCAAGGTGTCCCAgatgtcccaggtgtgtcccaggtgtgtcactcACCAAACACAAAGTTGTCAGGCCGGAAGATCTGCCCGAAGGGGCCGGAGCGCACAGAGTCCATCGTGCCGGGCTCCAGATCCACCAGGATGGCCCTGGGCACGTATTTACCCCCTGGGGACAGCAAAAACGTCACCAAAACCCAgagaattcaccccaaaaccaccagcATGGCCCTAGGCACGGATTAACCTCCTGGGGAGTGACCAAAACTGAGAGAATTCAACCCAAAACCAGAAGAGTTACGTCCAAACCAgccaaaattaacccaaaacCATCCAGAATCGTCCTAAACACATCCATATCAACCTATAAACAcctgaaatcaccccaaaatacTCAGAATTACCCTAAACCCACTAAGAAACACTACAAACCAACCcagaaacaaagcaaaccaACCCAGAATTACCCCAAACACACTCCAAAACACCCAGAATTACCTCAAAACCAAcaaatttaccccaaaaccACCAGAATTACCCCAAAACAACCTAGAATCATCCCCCAAACCAAGAGAATTGCTCCCAAAATGCTCAGACTTAACCCAGAAATACCAGAAATAGCTCCAGcaaaaaccaaaatcactccTAAAATGCCCCAAACCACCCCATGTGACAGCAACACACCCAAAATCACCCTAAAGTCTGAAATCACCCTAAAACACCTGAAATGACAccaaaaatccacccccaaaaaagcccaaatcaCCCAAAATTACCCCATAAATAAGTGGAAtcacctcaaaaccaccacaaatcCACCTAAGTTCACCACCAAACACCCACAATCACGCCCATATCATCCCAAACTTACCGCAAATCTCCTGGAATCAACCCCAAACcacccaaattcacccaaaacccaggaaaaataccccaaaaatggctccaaatccacccaaatgaaccccaaaaccccccaaattactccaaaatgtttaaaataattacCAACCCATCTAAAATCACCTCAAACCCACTTTGGGCCAGCCCTAAAATAGTCAAAATCACTCTGAATTACCCAGAATTGCCCCAGAACACCCCAAAATGACCTAAGAGCAATCCAGACCTCCCTAAAACTCAACCCTAAAGGACTTCCAAAActcccaaattcaccccaaaaacagccctAATAACCTAAaccacccaaaatcacccccaaaccagccccaaaatcttCCAAATtcaaccccaaaacccccaaattaaTTCCAAAGCCTCTCAAAATTACCCCCATATCATCCCAAACCAATGCCAAAATAACCCCAGAAGTgtcaaattcaccccaaaattccccaaagccaccccaaaaactcccccaCAGCAACCCAGaatgggacatggggacagggaggagaCAAATGACAATGGACAGGTGACACCAAGGACAGGGCACAGGAGACAgggtggcacacagggtgacaaAGGACAGGAAACACCAGGGGAATATTAGGGACAAGGTGACCATGGACAGGTGACATGGCGTgggtggggacatgggggacaggaggggggTCAGAGAGGACAAGTGACACTGGAGATACGTTGGGGACAAGATGTGGGTGACAGGAACATGGTGACACTGGGAAGGGACAGGATGCAGCGACACCAGGGGGGGTCACAGGGTGACACAGCAGGTGGCCATGGACACCAGGGGACCCCCAGGATTGAAGGTGACAGGGGACAAGGTGACACTGCGAGGTGGCAATGGACAAGTGACACTGGTGGGTGACGGGACAAGGTGACCCCATAGGTGTGACAAAGGAGGGGGTGGCACTCAGGGATACAGGAGATGAGGTGACACAGGGCATGGACAAGGACAAAGTGACACTGGGACGTGACAGCAGGACAAAGGTGACACTAAGGGGGAAGCACGGGGACACAGTGACAAAGGGATGACAAAGTGGTAACATACAGgacagtgacactggggagggTAACACTGGGGACAGGATGACAATAGGGGGGATGAGGTGACACAGGAGGGTGACAAAGCAAGAAGTGACAATGTGGGGGTGAGGAAGTGACACTGGAAGTGATAAAGTAACAGCAGAGGAAGGTGACAAAGGAAAGCGACATGGGGGGTGACAGTGGGACAAGTGACACCCACACTGAGTGACACCATGACGGGGGGAAGGGCAGAGGAGCCCCAGGGGGTGTggcagctgtccccaggtgccacctgctgtccccacctgtGGCCTCGTTGTAGTAGACGCTGATGCGGTCCAGCTGCAGGTCGCTGTCCCCATGGTAGGTGCCCGTGGGGTCGATGCCGTGCTCGTCACTGATCACCTCCCAGAACtgtggggacaaggggacagcttggggacggctcagggacagcccagcagcgggtttggggcaaaaaaacaggaatttggggaaaaaaactgaaGGTTTTGAGAGGAAAAGTAGGGATttgagggagggaaaggaggggggGTTGGGGGCGTGCTCAGGGGGTTAAAAGGGGTGGAGCTTGTGGAGGAGTGAGATAAGCTGGGCCACACCCACTTTGTGACAAATGGGACCCGAGTTGGGGGGAAAATGAGCAtttggagaagaaaatattGTGATTTTAGCGGCAAAAATGAGGATTTTGAGGTCAGAAATGGGGGCTTGGGGACATGGTGAGGGTTAAAAGGAGCAGGAGATAAAGAGGGGTGTGGTCAGGTGGGCCAGGCCCACCCCAGACTcaattctggggaaaaaattagaattttgatcaaaaaaaattggggattttaaGGTGAGAAATGGGAGTTGGGGGCTAAAAGGGGTTGAGCTTAAGGAGGGGTGAAGGCAGCTGGACCACACCCACTTTGCTACACCTGGGACCCCGTTTTGGGGGACAAAATGAGGATTTGGGGCTAAAAAAATTcaggaattttaaaataagaatttgGGATTTAAAAGTATGAAATAGCAGTTGAGGAGTATCAAAAAATCtagattttaaggaaaaaaaattgggatttaGAGGGGAATTGATGGCGTAGTCTGGGACAGAGCGGCAGAGCTTGTGGAGGAGAGGAGCTACGCCCACTTTGCTACCCCTGGGATTTATTTTGGGGACAAAAAAGGGGATGGTGAGATCTTATAGAAAGAACGAAATGTAAATTCAGCCCCACCCACCTCCCCTAGGCAATGTTTTTGGGGGTAAAATGAA encodes:
- the LOC129132033 gene encoding tubulin beta chain, which translates into the protein MREIVHIQAGQCGNQIGAKFWEVISDEHGIDPTGTYHGDSDLQLDRISVYYNEATGGKYVPRAILVDLEPGTMDSVRSGPFGQIFRPDNFVFGQSGAGNNWAKGHYTEGAELVDSVLDVVRKEAESCDCLQGFQLTHSLGGGTGSGMGTLLISKIREEYPDRIMNTFSVVPSPKVSDTVVEPYNATLSVHQLVENTDETYCIDNEALYDICFRTLKLTTPTYGDLNHLVSATMSGVTTCLRFPGQLNADLRKLAVNMVPFPRLHFFMPGFAPLTSRGSQQYRALTVPELTQQVFDAKNMMAACDPRHGRYLTVAAVFRGRMSMKEVDEQMLNVQNKNSSYFVEWIPNNVKTAVCDIPPRGLKMAVTFIGNSTAIQELFKRISEQFTAMFRRKAFLHWYTGEGMDEMEFTEAESNMNDLVSEYQQYQDATAEEEEDFGEEAEEEA